In Lycium ferocissimum isolate CSIRO_LF1 chromosome 11, AGI_CSIRO_Lferr_CH_V1, whole genome shotgun sequence, a single genomic region encodes these proteins:
- the LOC132037923 gene encoding putative cyclin-B3-1 isoform X1: MGKLNSQKHKSIQNDEVRELKIYEEADKINMRSRDSLSKGKSGALNMGDVQTSRKSLKSDIKNVEKIKEKCSTSVKICVKRKVLTDISNIRGNSLRTKSYNSSKLVDSNVKWSRIANNSSRKFIMGNVKPNLNGATGDKQILSRAPFKDTKASFDGSKAKIQGRKSVTIGIRPTGRNALPPSRRSLPILQQVNIQGTNNKEKGNLRPNLNGATGYKQILTRAPFKDMKAPFDGPKTKTQGRKSVTIGIRTTGRNALLPSRRSLPVLEQVNVRGTHNKEKENSKELEKGKGVSGVPVSAKPKAAGDVLPQPSTHNNIRRNRVSDASARMAPKGQAKVEIGALRRKSVKTVLKITASGLNSQTSSKSNSMSGVHKCTSRVAIPYKRLEDVSTSSLSKYATSDISAERPHQKEVASSSSGSLDIPECSIARRKSDRRKSFTCLLMARSKLLKEQCGSVKLEDLSNIYDDCNHLEVTEYVDDIYLYYWVIEAQTQPIKNYMEIQKEITPQMRGILINWLIEVHLKFDLMQETLFLMVTLLDYYLSLARVKKNDLQLVGLTSLLLASKYEDLCHPRIMDLVSISGESYTRDQMLETEKDILRKLKFRLNAATPYVFMLRLLKAAHADTQFEHLAFYLIELCLVEYEALNYKPSMLCASAIYVARCTMQMTPAWTPLLGMHARYQESQLRHCAEMILRFHKAATTALLKVTHEKYMCSSNSSVASIRPLESLP; this comes from the exons ATG GGTAAACTGAACTCGCAGAAGCATAAATCCATCCAAAACG ATGAAGTTAGAGAACTCAAAATATACGAAGAGGCAGATAAGATAAACATGCGAAGCCGTGATTCTCTTAGCAA GGGAAAGTCTGGTGCGCTTAACATGGGTGATGTGCAGACCAGCAGGAAGAGCTTAAAG AGTGATATCAAGAACGTAgagaagataaaagaaaaatgcaGTACTTCTG TTAAGATATGTGTCAAAAGAAAAGTATTGACTGATATCAGCAATATCAGGGGCAACTCTTTGAGAACCAAATCATATAACAGCTCCAAACTGGT GGACTCAAATGTTAAATGGTCAAGGATAGCAAACAATTCATCAAGAAAATTTATCATG GGAAATGTGAAGCCAAACTTGAATGGAGCTACTGGCGACAAGCAAATCTTGTCACGGG CACCATTCAAAGATACGAAAGCCTCCTTTGATGGATCAAAGGCCAAAATTCAAGGCCGTAAATCAGTTACCATTGGAATCAG GCCAACTGGAAGGAATGCTCTACCGCCATCAAG GAGGTCTTTGCCAATACTACAGCAGGTGAACATCCAGGGTACGAACAATAAAGAGAAG GGAAACTTGAGGCCAAACCTGAATGGAGCTACTGGTTACAAGCAAATCTTGACACGGG CACCATTCAAAGATATGAAAGCCCCCTTTGATGGCCCAAAGACCAAAACCCAAGGCCGTAAATCAGTTACCATTGGAATCAG GACAACTGGAAGGAATGCTCTCCTGCCATCAAG GAGGTCTTTACCGGTACTAGAGCAGGTGAACGTCAGGGGTACACACAATAAAGAGAAG GAAAATTCCAAAGAGTTAGAGAAAGGCAAAGGAGTAAGTGGTGTTCCAG TTTCAGCAAAGCCTAAGGCCGCAGGGGATGTTTTACCACAGCCGAGCACCCACAACAACATCCGGAGAAATCGAGTTAGTGATGCCTCGGCAAGAAT GGCTCCCAAGGGTCAAGCTAAGGTGGAAATTGGAGCATTGAGAAGAAAATCAGTCAAG ACAGTTCTGAAAATTACCGCCAGCGGTCTCAATTCACAAACGTCTTCAAAGTCGAACTCCATGTCAGGTGTGCACAAATGCACCTCTCGAGTTGCGATTCCATATAAAAGGCTAGAGGATGTTAGCACCTCTTCCCTGTCAAAATATGCAACATCAGATATTTCAGCTGAGCGACCTCATCAAAAGGAAGTTGCTTCTAGTAGTAGTGGCAGCTTAGATATACCTGAATGTTCAATTGCCAGGAGAAAATCTGATCGCAGGAAGTCTTTTACGTGTTTACTGATGGCAAGGTCAAAG CTTCTGAAGGAGCAATGTGGAAGTGTAAAGCTGGAAGATTTGTCAAACATTTACGATGATTGCAATCATCTTGAAGTTActgaatatgttgatgacatcTATCTGTATTATTGGGTTATAGAG GCTCAGACTCAGCCTATCAAAAACTACATGGAAATTCAGAAGGAAATAACACCCCAAATGCGTGGCATATTGATCAACTGGCTTATTGAA GTGCATTTGAAATTTGATTTGATGCAAGAAACTCTGTTTCTCATGGTTACACTCCTGGACTACTACTTATCATTAGCAAGGGTCAAGAAGAATGATCTGCAGCTAGTTGGCCTTACTTCACTGTTGTTGGCATCAAAGTATGAAGACCTTTGCCATCCGAGG ATCATGGACTTAGTAAGCATCTCTGGAGAGTCATATACTAGAGATCAAATGCTGGAAACG GAGAAGGATATCTTAAGGAAATTGAAGTTTCGCCTTAATGCAGCAACTCCTTATGTCTTCATGCTAAGGCTTCTTAAGGCTGCTCATGCAGACACACAG TTTGAACATTTGGCGTTTTACCTCATCGAGTTGTGCTTGGTTGAATACGAGGCTTTGAACTACAAGCCCTCTATGCTTTGTGCATCAGCTATTTATGTGGCAAGATGTACGATGCAAATGACGCCAGCCTGGACACCACTGCTGGGGATGCATGCACGTTATCAAGAATCCCAACTCAG GCACTGCGCGGAAATGATCTTGAGGTTTCACAAAGCTGCAACAACAGCCCTTTTGAAAGTCACGCATGAGAAATATATGTGCTCCAGCAACAGCAGTGTTGCATCAATAAGACCTTTGGAGAGTCTCCCTTAA
- the LOC132037923 gene encoding putative cyclin-B3-1 isoform X2: MGKLNSQKHKSIQNDEVRELKIYEEADKINMRSRDSLSKGKSGALNMGDVQTSRKSLKSDIKNVEKIKEKCSTSVKICVKRKVLTDISNIRGNSLRTKSYNSSKLVDSNVKWSRIANNSSRKFIMGNVKPNLNGATGDKQILSRAPFKDTKASFDGSKAKIQGRKSVTIGIRPTGRNALPPSRRSLPILQQVNIQGTNNKEKGNLRPNLNGATGYKQILTRAPFKDMKAPFDGPKTKTQGRKSVTIGIRTTGRNALLPSRRSLPVLEQVNVRGTHNKEKENSKELEKGKGVSGVPVSAKPKAAGDVLPQPSTHNNIRRNRVSDASARMAPKGQAKVEIGALRRKSVKTVLKITASGLNSQTSSKSNSMSGVHKCTSRVAIPYKRLEDVSTSSLSKYATSDISAERPHQKEVASSSSGSLDIPECSIARRKSDRRKSFTCLLMARSKEQCGSVKLEDLSNIYDDCNHLEVTEYVDDIYLYYWVIEAQTQPIKNYMEIQKEITPQMRGILINWLIEVHLKFDLMQETLFLMVTLLDYYLSLARVKKNDLQLVGLTSLLLASKYEDLCHPRIMDLVSISGESYTRDQMLETEKDILRKLKFRLNAATPYVFMLRLLKAAHADTQFEHLAFYLIELCLVEYEALNYKPSMLCASAIYVARCTMQMTPAWTPLLGMHARYQESQLRHCAEMILRFHKAATTALLKVTHEKYMCSSNSSVASIRPLESLP; the protein is encoded by the exons ATG GGTAAACTGAACTCGCAGAAGCATAAATCCATCCAAAACG ATGAAGTTAGAGAACTCAAAATATACGAAGAGGCAGATAAGATAAACATGCGAAGCCGTGATTCTCTTAGCAA GGGAAAGTCTGGTGCGCTTAACATGGGTGATGTGCAGACCAGCAGGAAGAGCTTAAAG AGTGATATCAAGAACGTAgagaagataaaagaaaaatgcaGTACTTCTG TTAAGATATGTGTCAAAAGAAAAGTATTGACTGATATCAGCAATATCAGGGGCAACTCTTTGAGAACCAAATCATATAACAGCTCCAAACTGGT GGACTCAAATGTTAAATGGTCAAGGATAGCAAACAATTCATCAAGAAAATTTATCATG GGAAATGTGAAGCCAAACTTGAATGGAGCTACTGGCGACAAGCAAATCTTGTCACGGG CACCATTCAAAGATACGAAAGCCTCCTTTGATGGATCAAAGGCCAAAATTCAAGGCCGTAAATCAGTTACCATTGGAATCAG GCCAACTGGAAGGAATGCTCTACCGCCATCAAG GAGGTCTTTGCCAATACTACAGCAGGTGAACATCCAGGGTACGAACAATAAAGAGAAG GGAAACTTGAGGCCAAACCTGAATGGAGCTACTGGTTACAAGCAAATCTTGACACGGG CACCATTCAAAGATATGAAAGCCCCCTTTGATGGCCCAAAGACCAAAACCCAAGGCCGTAAATCAGTTACCATTGGAATCAG GACAACTGGAAGGAATGCTCTCCTGCCATCAAG GAGGTCTTTACCGGTACTAGAGCAGGTGAACGTCAGGGGTACACACAATAAAGAGAAG GAAAATTCCAAAGAGTTAGAGAAAGGCAAAGGAGTAAGTGGTGTTCCAG TTTCAGCAAAGCCTAAGGCCGCAGGGGATGTTTTACCACAGCCGAGCACCCACAACAACATCCGGAGAAATCGAGTTAGTGATGCCTCGGCAAGAAT GGCTCCCAAGGGTCAAGCTAAGGTGGAAATTGGAGCATTGAGAAGAAAATCAGTCAAG ACAGTTCTGAAAATTACCGCCAGCGGTCTCAATTCACAAACGTCTTCAAAGTCGAACTCCATGTCAGGTGTGCACAAATGCACCTCTCGAGTTGCGATTCCATATAAAAGGCTAGAGGATGTTAGCACCTCTTCCCTGTCAAAATATGCAACATCAGATATTTCAGCTGAGCGACCTCATCAAAAGGAAGTTGCTTCTAGTAGTAGTGGCAGCTTAGATATACCTGAATGTTCAATTGCCAGGAGAAAATCTGATCGCAGGAAGTCTTTTACGTGTTTACTGATGGCAAGGTCAAAG GAGCAATGTGGAAGTGTAAAGCTGGAAGATTTGTCAAACATTTACGATGATTGCAATCATCTTGAAGTTActgaatatgttgatgacatcTATCTGTATTATTGGGTTATAGAG GCTCAGACTCAGCCTATCAAAAACTACATGGAAATTCAGAAGGAAATAACACCCCAAATGCGTGGCATATTGATCAACTGGCTTATTGAA GTGCATTTGAAATTTGATTTGATGCAAGAAACTCTGTTTCTCATGGTTACACTCCTGGACTACTACTTATCATTAGCAAGGGTCAAGAAGAATGATCTGCAGCTAGTTGGCCTTACTTCACTGTTGTTGGCATCAAAGTATGAAGACCTTTGCCATCCGAGG ATCATGGACTTAGTAAGCATCTCTGGAGAGTCATATACTAGAGATCAAATGCTGGAAACG GAGAAGGATATCTTAAGGAAATTGAAGTTTCGCCTTAATGCAGCAACTCCTTATGTCTTCATGCTAAGGCTTCTTAAGGCTGCTCATGCAGACACACAG TTTGAACATTTGGCGTTTTACCTCATCGAGTTGTGCTTGGTTGAATACGAGGCTTTGAACTACAAGCCCTCTATGCTTTGTGCATCAGCTATTTATGTGGCAAGATGTACGATGCAAATGACGCCAGCCTGGACACCACTGCTGGGGATGCATGCACGTTATCAAGAATCCCAACTCAG GCACTGCGCGGAAATGATCTTGAGGTTTCACAAAGCTGCAACAACAGCCCTTTTGAAAGTCACGCATGAGAAATATATGTGCTCCAGCAACAGCAGTGTTGCATCAATAAGACCTTTGGAGAGTCTCCCTTAA